TCACCTCGTTCGACGGGACGCCGGGCGGCTCACTTCGTTCATCGCTCGAGCCCGACCTCGCTCCGCTCGGCCGAACCCCGTCCTGTTCGACGTTGGCCGTCAGCCACGTCTGCGGAGAGTCCCGTACGACGGCGGCGGTCGCGTCGATCCCGTGATCGAAGTCGTGGTTCCCGAACGTCTCGAAGTCCGTCCCGACGGCCTCGAAGAAGGGCAGCGCCTGTCGGCCCTCGGTCACCAGCGAGAGCACGCCCGGGGCCGTGTTGTCGCCGGTGCCACAGACTACCGCGGTCCCGTCGCGCAGGCCACGCAGTCGGCCGGCGAGGCGTCCGATCCTGTCGGGGTCGTCGTAGGCGTTCTCCACGTCGGAGTAGTGGAGCAGCGTGGGCGGCATTCACCGGACGAAGGACCGGGCGCGACTAATACTCTCGGCCCGCGAGCGAGCACACCGAGAGCGCCGGCAGAACGCGCGCCGGTCCAAATTGGTAAACCGCTCGGACGACCACGGAGGAACATGGAGCGACGCGACGGACCGGACGGCCGGGAGCTGTACGTGGATCGAGAGCGACGGGAACGCGGTTCGAAGGGACCCTTCTTCGTCGTCTACTCCGACCCCGAGCGGGACGCCCGGTGGGGATACTTCTGCGGTAACTGCGAGACGTTCAACAACGCCATGGACGCGATGGGCCGGATCCAGTGCAACGAGTGCAGCAACGTCCGCAAGCCCGACGAGTGGGACGCCGCCCACGAGTGAGCGCGACGGTCGCGGGCTGACCACAATCGGGACCGCTGGTCGCCCGTGACGCCGCCGGCCGGTCGGTTCCGTGACGCGACCGCTCGATCCGGCGCAGAAGTATCACTGTCGTTCAACGTGGAAACGCTTAAGATGTGGCGTGTGGTAAACTCTCTCAGATGGGGGCCGTTACCACATCACTGGCCGAGCAGGCCGAGTCGATCTTCGACGATCTCGGGTACAGCGTGTCCCGCGACGGCACCGACATCCGGGCCGAGCGCAAGTGGCGCACCGTCAGCGTCAAGCTCGATCCGGACCCGGACCCGTCGGCCGTCCCGACCGACGGACGCTTTCGGTGCTTCGTAACGCAATCGGACGCCGCCGCGGGGACGTATCGCTCCGTCGCACTGGCCGATCCCGACTACGAGTGGGCGGTCATCGGTGTCGACGACGACGGCGATTACGAGGTCTATCGAAGAACGTCGTGAGCCGCCTCGGGGTCAAGTGGTTCGAGAGAGCGAAGCTCTCCCGTCATCACGAGACGGCTCCGCCGTCTTGGACGACCCCGAGGCAATCGCTTGTTTCCTCCGTAGATCGCCCGTCGCCCCGACCGTGCGGATCGGCCGCACGTCGTCTCTGCTGTATCTTTACACCCCGATCACGGGGGCGGTCCGCGCCCCGACTCTTTAGGGCGGTTCTGCCCTCGTGGGTTCCACGCTCCGGATCGGCGTCGTCGAGCACGCCGTCGAACAGTTCGTCGCCGACGTGGCCGTCGCCGTCCCGCGAGTCCTGACCGGCCTCGTCTTTCTCGCCATCGCCGCGGTGACGATCACGGCGATCATGGTCGTCGTCCGGTGGTTGCTCGCCCGGGCGCTCCCGGGCGACTCGCCGGTGTGCCGTCAGTTTCTCCCCACGGTCGTCGCCGCGTTCCTGTGGTTCGCGGCCGCGCTCTCTTCCTCTCGCTCGTCGGGTTGAGCCTGATCGCCGCCTTGCTCGGCACCGCCACGGGCTTTCTCGTGCTGGGGGTCTCCTACGCCCTCTCCGGGATGATCGCCGACGCCGTCGCCGGCGTCTCCCTCCTGCGGGATCCCGACTTCGACGTCGGCGACACCGTCACGGCGGGCGACCTGACCGGCGAGGTGGCGGCCATCGAACTCCGGAGGACCCGCCTGCGGGTCGACGGCGACGTCGTCGTCCGGGCTATAGTAGCAATTGCACGCACTGACACACTCGAGATGTGTAAATAGTTTCAATTGCTACTATAACGCGGCCATCGAGGAGGAGTGGCGCCGTCACGACCTCGGAGCCGAGCGAACCGACGCTTCGGACTGAGCGACCGGGAACGAAGCGACCCGGAGCCCCGACGCCACCGAGTGAGCGGCGCTGTGATACCGCTCGACGCGCGTAGCGCCGGCACGAACGCCTTATACGTTCTCCCGGCCAAGCCCGGCCTATGTTCGTCGGCCACGGGCTCCTGGCCTTCGCGCTCGTCGCGGCGGGAGCGCGGTGGCTGGGCAGCGACCGGCGTGCGGCGCTGTACGCCGGCCTGCTGGCCGGTCTCTTCGCGACCCTGCCCGACCTCGACATCCTCTATGGCCCGGTGGGGCTGCTCGGAGGCGTCTCCGGCGCCTTCGACGCCGCGGCGGCCTTCTGGGAGACGGGCAACGTCGTCCACCGCGGTCCGACACACTCCCTGCCGGTCAGCGCGGCCGTGGTGGCCGGCGTCGCTCTCTGGCACGCCGCGTCTGCGCCGATCCACGCGTTCGGGGACGTCGAGACGACGTCGCGGGTCAGGGCCCGCCAGGCCGTGCTCGGCTGCCTGCTGATCGGGGGGCTCGCCGCGGCAGTGGCCCTGCGCAGCGGCGGGCTGGCCGGAGTGATCACCGCCGTCTACGCCGCCGGCGGAATCGGCATCGCGCTGTTCGCCCGCCGGCTCGGACGCTCGCCGACGACCGTGCTCGCGACGGGCCTCGTCGGAACCGTCACGCACCCCTTCGGCGACCTGTTCACCGGCGAGCCGCCGGGCTTTCTCTACCCGCTGGACGCGACGCTCGTCGCGGAGCGGATCGTCCTCCATCCGGACCCGACGCTACACCTGCTGGCCGCCTTCGCGATCGAACTGACGACGGTGTGGCTGGCGCTCGCGGTCTACTTCTGGCTCACGGAGTGGCGGCTCCGCGAGCACATCGACCGCCGGGCACTGCTCGGCGTCGGGTACGGCGCCGCCGCGCTGCTGCTCCCCGCGCCGACGCTGGGGACGTCGTACCACTTCGTGTTCACCGTCATCGCCGTCGGCGTCGTCGGCCTGACGCCCCACTCGTACTGGAAACTCCACTGGCGGCGGACCGCCGCGACCGGGCTGGCGACGGTCACCGTCGCGTGGGCCGCGTACTTCGCGGCGCACCTCGCCGTGGGCTGACCTGTCCGCGGCGGTCGCGTCCCCCACCGTCCCGGTAAGCTTTCGGCGGTCGAACCGCAACGAATTCGCCATGAGTCGCGAGATCGGGGACCTCATGCGGGGTGCGCGGACCAACGCCGCGCTCTCGTGGGCGCTGATCGCCCTCGTAGCCGTCGCCGCCGGGACCAGCATCTACCGGGGGGACGTGCTGTGGGCTGGTTTCGCGCTCGTCGTCGCCGGACTGGCCGTCCTGCCGCCGGTCGCGCTGCGGGAGCCGCTGGCGATGCTCCCCTGGGAGGTGACCGCGCTGGCGGCGCTGCCGGTGCTGGGCGGAGCCGTGACCCGGGTGGACATGATGGGACAGATCGCCACGTACCTCGCCGTCGCGGCGGTGGCGCTGATCATCGCCGTC
This genomic interval from Halomicrobium urmianum contains the following:
- a CDS encoding DUF5816 domain-containing protein, which translates into the protein MERRDGPDGRELYVDRERRERGSKGPFFVVYSDPERDARWGYFCGNCETFNNAMDAMGRIQCNECSNVRKPDEWDAAHE
- a CDS encoding DUF7116 family protein, which gives rise to MGAVTTSLAEQAESIFDDLGYSVSRDGTDIRAERKWRTVSVKLDPDPDPSAVPTDGRFRCFVTQSDAAAGTYRSVALADPDYEWAVIGVDDDGDYEVYRRTS
- a CDS encoding metal-dependent hydrolase, producing MFVGHGLLAFALVAAGARWLGSDRRAALYAGLLAGLFATLPDLDILYGPVGLLGGVSGAFDAAAAFWETGNVVHRGPTHSLPVSAAVVAGVALWHAASAPIHAFGDVETTSRVRARQAVLGCLLIGGLAAAVALRSGGLAGVITAVYAAGGIGIALFARRLGRSPTTVLATGLVGTVTHPFGDLFTGEPPGFLYPLDATLVAERIVLHPDPTLHLLAAFAIELTTVWLALAVYFWLTEWRLREHIDRRALLGVGYGAAALLLPAPTLGTSYHFVFTVIAVGVVGLTPHSYWKLHWRRTAATGLATVTVAWAAYFAAHLAVG